The following coding sequences are from one Populus trichocarpa isolate Nisqually-1 unplaced genomic scaffold, P.trichocarpa_v4.1 scaffold_1865, whole genome shotgun sequence window:
- the LOC7487152 gene encoding transcription repressor MYB6: protein MGRSPCCEKEHTNKGAWTKEEDERLINYIKSHGEGCWRSLPKAAGLLRCGKSCRLRWINYLRPDLKRGNFSDEEDELIINLHSLLGNKWSLIAARLPGRTDNEIKNYWNTHIKRKLFSRGVDPQTHRPLNSTTTSSTTSTTTNSTNNKNSNMGTKRITNFKLEEQNYLFVQAQPEFMMSNIVKKASDSSIIKVGGSSDSAEDSNSSSGVTAELEVHPNHKLNLELSIGLPCQSQLSSVNDLNDSKQANQQHQEQVVTYQLFGTPATPTSSAPAVVHRTACLCSYNRGFKNSQACSCCNAVEKFVTADSLYRFYRPLDA from the exons atGGGCAGATCTCCTTGTTGTGAGAAAGAACACACCAACAAAGGTGCCTGgactaaagaagaagatgaacgtctcattaattatatcaaatctcATGGTGAAGGTTGTTGGAGGTCTCTCCCTAAGGCAGCtg gtttgctTAGATGTGGCAAAAGTTGTAGACTGAGGTGGATAAACTACCTAAGGCCTGATCTCAAGAGAGGAAACTTCAGTGACGAAGAAGATGAACTCATCATCAACCTTCACAGCTTACTTGGAAACAA GTGGTCTCTCATTGCTGCTAGGCTGCCAGGAAGAACTGACAATGAGATAAAGAATTATTGGAATACTCATATCAAGAGAAAGCTCTTTAGCCGTGGAGTTGATCCTCAAACTCACCGTCCACTCAattccaccaccacctcctccaccacTTCCACCACCACAAACAGcaccaacaataaaaatagcaaCATGGGCACCAAAAGGATTACTAACTTTAAACTTGAAGAACAAAACTATTTATTTGTTCAAGCCCAGCCAGAGTTTATGATGAGCAACATAGTCAAGAAGGCTAGCGATTCAAGTATTATCAAGGTAGGTGGCAGCAGTGACTCTGCTGAAGATTCCAATAGTAGCAGTGGCGTGACAGCAGAATTAGAAGTGCATCCAAATCATAAACTCAATCTTGAGCTCTCTATTGGTCTTCCATGTCAATCTCAACTTTCTTCTGTCAATGATCTTAATGATTCAAAGCAAGCAAACCAACAGCATCAAGAACAAGTAGTCACATATCAATTGTTTGGGACCCCTGCTACTCCCACCTCCAGTGCCCCTGCTGTTGTTCATAGAACAGCATGTTTGTGTTCTTACAATCGAGGGTTCAAGAACAGTCAAGCATGTAGTTGTTGTAATGCCGTGGAAAAATTTGTAACAGCTGATAGTCTTTATAGATTTTACAGACCTTTGGATGCTTGA